The nucleotide window AAGAGATGTTGCGCACGGCTGCCGTTTGGTTTTTGGGGTAAGTTTTGGAAATATTTTCCAACAATACATCGCTTGCCATTCTTATTCCTGTTTCAGTTTTATTTCGCCATACATTCCTATTTTATAGTAGCCGTCATTTTTTACGGCTATTTTCACGGCATATACCAAATTGGCGCGTTCTTCTTTGGTTTGTATGGTTTTTGGGGTAAATTCGGCTTTGCTGCTTATCCACGTAATGATGCCTTCGGTGCTTTTGTAGCCGCCGTTGCCATCGTCTGTGAGTACTTCTACTTTTTGGTGGAGGCGTACAGTGGGTAACTGGCTGCCGCTGATGTATGCCCGCAGGGTTATCGTGGACAGGTCGGCGATTTTATAGAGTGCTTTGCCGAGTGTGGCAAATTCGCCGGAGCGGGCATATTGTGCCAACACGGTGCCGGCGTGCGGATTTTTTATCAGTCCTCTGCCGATTTGCTCATCAATGACGGCGATTTTCTTTTCGGTGGGCTCTATTTCGCTCAAAATTCCCCTATTTTGTAAGGATACATTGTCTTTGGCGGCAGAAATTTGGGTATTGAGTACTTTTATTTGCTCCTGCGCCGCCGCAATTTGTTTTTGCAATACCGCTTGCTGCCCGTTGAGGTCGTCTAATTGTTTGCGCGGCACGGCATCGGCATTGACCAAATTTTGGGTGCGGCGGATTTCTTTTTCCAACACCGCCAATTGTTGGTTCAAAGTAGCAATTTGTGCCTTTTGCGTAGCTATTTGCGATTCCAACACAGCAATTTGCGGGGCAGCTTGGTTGGTTTTGTTTTTAATGGCATTGACGGCAGCTTTGGTTTGCTCTTTTTGTACCTGCAATCCCGTCACATCTATCGCTCCTATAATGGTATCGGCAGGCAGCGTTTGTCCTTCTTCAATATTCAGGGCGATTATTTTACCGCTTTGCTCGGCACTTACCATTATTTCATCTGCCTCAAAAGTTCCCGAAGCATCAAACTGTGCTTTTTCTTTTTTACACGAAACTTGGGTGAGCAATATCGCGCACGCCATCAAAAAAAGGTATATTGTTTTCATAAAATTGATGTATTTTTTAAAAAAATGTTATTCGCCTTTGGTATTCTTAAGGTTTTGTATTGCCATTAACAATTGAATTTGATGCAATAGCAAATTTTGTTTAACTTGCTCTTCCGCATTCAGGTAGGTGATATAATCTAAAGAAGTGATGATGCCGTTTTCTAATTGTGCGGCGGCAGTTTGTTTTATTTTTTGGCGCAAATCAATGGCTTCTTGGTCGCTATTAATGAGGTTTTGGTACTTAACAATTTCGTTGTATTGCTGTTGGGCAACGACTTGTGTATTGAGCAAAAAAGTTGATTGTTGCAATTCAATAGCTTGTGCATTGCTTTGCAAAATAGCCTTGTCGTTTTTGGCAGTGTACCACGCACTCAAGTTCCAATTCAGGCGCAAGCCGCCGATGTAGTAAGCACTCATATCATTGTTGAGCATATTGAGGGCGGGTCTGCCCAAACCTCCTTGCAGAAATAAGCCTACTTTGGGTATGTAGCGGTTTTTGATTTGCTGCAATTGCACGTCAATGATGCTTTTTTGTAAGGCATAAAGCGACATTTCGGGTCGTTTCATAAAAAAAGCAGTAGTATTTATTTCTTCGGGCGAAGTCTTTACAAAAACGGTGCTGTCGTTGATGCTTTGCTGTATGAAAATTTCCAGCACATCGGCGGCACTCTTGCGGTTGGCTTGCAATTCAATAATGCGCTGGTCTATTTTCAGCAATTCGGCACGCAGCAGGTCGGCATTCATTTGTGTAGCTGTTCCATTGCTC belongs to Sphingobacteriales bacterium and includes:
- a CDS encoding efflux RND transporter periplasmic adaptor subunit encodes the protein MKTIYLFLMACAILLTQVSCKKEKAQFDASGTFEADEIMVSAEQSGKIIALNIEEGQTLPADTIIGAIDVTGLQVQKEQTKAAVNAIKNKTNQAAPQIAVLESQIATQKAQIATLNQQLAVLEKEIRRTQNLVNADAVPRKQLDDLNGQQAVLQKQIAAAQEQIKVLNTQISAAKDNVSLQNRGILSEIEPTEKKIAVIDEQIGRGLIKNPHAGTVLAQYARSGEFATLGKALYKIADLSTITLRAYISGSQLPTVRLHQKVEVLTDDGNGGYKSTEGIITWISSKAEFTPKTIQTKEERANLVYAVKIAVKNDGYYKIGMYGEIKLKQE
- a CDS encoding TolC family protein, whose product is MLLLLPLLILQKATGQEMGSTQLTLEQCYTLAENNYPLIRQIELLENTKNYSLENAAKGNFPQFNIAGQATYQSEVTSIPISLPGMQIEGLSKDQYKLYAEIYQPLTEKNNVHQQKESIKANTAAEQQKVRVELHKLKDRISQLFFGVLLADAQMEQARLSASDLQANLKKINAAVSNGTATQMNADLLRAELLKIDQRIIELQANRKSAADVLEIFIQQSINDSTVFVKTSPEEINTTAFFMKRPEMSLYALQKSIIDVQLQQIKNRYIPKVGLFLQGGLGRPALNMLNNDMSAYYIGGLRLNWNLSAWYTAKNDKAILQSNAQAIELQQSTFLLNTQVVAQQQYNEIVKYQNLINSDQEAIDLRQKIKQTAAAQLENGIITSLDYITYLNAEEQVKQNLLLHQIQLLMAIQNLKNTKGE